The following is a genomic window from Sedimenticola thiotaurini.
CAGATCCTTACGGAGCTGGGCCTCTTCCGCAAGCTCGCAGTAGTAGTGGGCACACTCCCTGCGGCGCGAAATGCCAGTGCGCTGTTCCAGTCGTTTAGCCACCTGCAGGCACTTTTCCCAATCCTTCTCCTGCTGATAGATAGTGAGCAGATTCTCCAGCGCCTGGGCCTGGAACATGTTCATCTCACCCAACTCATTAAACAGGCTCTCGGCCCGGTCAAACAATCCCGCCTTCATGTAGTCTCGACCCAGTTCCAACAGCGCCTGGGCGCGCTGTTCCCGATTCAGCATCGGCCTGGCGATCAGATTCTGATGGATCCGGATGGCACGATCCACTTCACCACGACGTCGGAACAGATTGCCCAGGGCCAAGTGGGTTTCCACCGTGTCGCTGTCGACTTCCAGCATCTTGATAAAGACATCAATGGCCTTGTCGGGTTGTTCGTTCAGGAGATAATTCAGGCCACTGAAATAACCGGGCGAGCGTTCGGCCGCCGTCACCTCCTGGCGGGAGATGCTTCGTTTCGCCGCCCACCAGCCGGAGGCGGCAGCAACAGGCAACAGTAACCAGAACAGTTCCATCATGGGGTTTCAGCGGTCCACGGACTGTGGCGAGGCAAAACAGCAGATCCTGAACGGATTATCCCTTTCCCTAACATAATCTCAATTGTCCTTGATCGGTAACGCACGTAGGTTGTTGACCTCCTGACGGGCAATTTTGGCCTTGTGCCTCAGGCTCATATTCTCCCGGCGCAGCTTGAGGGAACTGCCCAGCGTGGCAAGCACGCCCAGAATCGCCCCGATAGCCACAGCCGCCACCAGTATCACCGACAAGGGGAACTCTTGCACTCCAAAATAGTAATTGAGTTGCACGGTCTCGGCATTCATGACCGCAAATGCAGCGCCGATCATCATGATCAGTAAAATGAAAATCAGCTTTAAATATCGCACAGTCTAGTCTCTCCCATGGTCGATCAGATACCGATAGCGACTATCATAACCAAGATTCCGCCGGAACCGTACCGGGAAATTAAGACGCTGGACCACAACTGTGCCGATGGATCGTTAACACGGAGCTCTCAACAGAGTAGAACTGGAAACAGTGGCAGGAAAAAATAGAGCTCTGGCACCGGGCCAGACGGGTTGATACAACACCTCTGGCCCGGCGTCAGCGGGGAGGCCGATAGCCGGCCGCTGGCCGGGCCGGGGCTTAGTCAGGCGTAGTCATCCACCAGCCCATTGGTTGTTACCAGGGTCTCGCTCTGGAGCATATCCGTGGAGTCTTCAGCTGTCTGGCCAGATTCCCCATCCATCCCGAAACCGTTGCCACCACTACTGCCGCCCGGCTGCCCGAACATCTCCGGGCCGCCGTCCTGGGTGCTGGCATCATGCTGCCCCACATCCACATTGGCCAACAGCATATTGTTGTCGGCAAACATATCACGCAACCGGGGAATGGCCGCTTCAATGGCTTCCTTCACCGCGGCATTATTTGCCAGGAAGCTGACGCTGGCCTGATCGTGCTGCATGGATATCTGGATATCGATCGGCCCCAAGTGTCGTGGCGAGATATGCAGGGTAGCCTGCTGCAACTGACCGCCTACCATCCAGGCAACCCGGTTACCGAGCATATTGTCCCAGCCCTTCTCACCAACAGGAAGATTAATGGCCGGAGGGGTGTAGACACCGGAACGGTAGGACGACGCCTGTTCCAGGCCTGAAACCAGCGACGCAAAAGGTGTCCCTGAAGTCGTCCCGGTGTTGTTCAGCAAACCGGCGGACAGGTCACCGGCATTTACAGCCGATTTAATTCCCATTGCGTCCGCCGCCAGTTCACCTTTGGCCAGCAGGATTGCGCTCTGGGCATCCGCCGGACTCAGCGCCCCATTCAACTGCCCGGGTGTCCCGGAGGCGGGTCCCGTATTTGCTCCCTGGCTCAACAGCATGTTGCGTAGATCCACCGGGGTCAGGGAAGCCCCCGCACCCGACTGTGTACCGAGCCGGTTGGCGGCCTCTTCCCCCCCGGGCTCAATACCGGCCAGTTGCAGGATCCATTGCAACAGCGCCGGATTGGCCGTGGCGGGATCGGCAAGATCTGCCGCCCACGGCAATGAATTGCCGTTCTCCATCATGGATTCCAGCTCCTGTAACTGCTCGGGTGGCAGCAGCTCCTTCAGCTTCGCCATATCTTCAGGGGACAGCATCTCCCCCTCGAAAAGCTGGTTAAAATCGGACTGATTCCCTTGATTTTTCGCTATACCTGACGAGGATGTAGCACCACTTCCTGACGAAGCAGGCGATACGGATGGAAACATATCTGGACCTGGCACCGCACTATTCACTTGTCACTCCTGGTTTGCGCCTTTTGGACTGACAATTAACAAGCAGCAACTATGCCAATCGACTCCAGAACGAGGATTACTCGAGAAAATCGCTTTTTTCTGCCCGTCTCCAGGCTCCCGACACCACCAGCCACTCCCCCGCTTCCTCAGCCAGGCTCAGATCCAGGCGTATAAGCTCGGCACGGAGCGAAATCAGTTGTGAAACAGTCTTGAGGGGCTGGCCCGCCACGGCAACATAGAGTGTCACATGGGCCCGGTCCGGCCCGATCAGGTCGAGACGACTTACCTGGGTCAACAGATGAATCGACTGATGGGTCACGAAGTAACCGCCCAGCAGGCGCAACAGAGCCTGTTTGTCTTGCCCGGCACTATCGCTGAAGGCAGGTGACAGGAGGGGAGAAACGGCAGAAAGGGAACGGGACTCCACGGCCTCCTCGGCCGTGTTCAGCAAGGCGCGTATGCGTGATTCAGGGCTCGTATCATCACCACTGCAGGAAGCCAACAGCGGCAGCAACAGCAGCAGTGCGCCAAGCCGCTTCAGCAATCCGACCGATCCGGGCCAGACAGCTCCGGTATGGTGGTTAGCGCAGACCAAGGACATCCTGCATATCGAACAGGCCGCTATCCCGCTGCATCAGCCAGCGTACACCGCGCACCGCACCGTTAGCGAAGGTCATGCGACTGGAGGCCTTGTGGGTTATCTCAACCCGTTCACCCATCGTCGCAAACAGCACGGTGTGGTCACCCACCACATCACCGGCCCGAATGGTTTCGAATCCGATGGTTTTACGCTCACGCTCACCGGTGATTCCTTCACGCCCATACACCGCACACTCTTTCAGATCACGCCCCAGGGCCGAGGCCACCACCTCGCCCATGCGCAGAGCGGTCCCGGAAGGTGCATCCACTTTGTGGCGATGGTGAGCCTCGATGACCTCGATATCCGCCTCATCCCCCATCACCCTGGCCGCCATGTCCAGCAGCTTGAAACAGAGGTTGACCCCGACACTCATATTGGGGGCCAGGATGATCGGAATCTCGGCCGATGCGCTCTGCAGCTGCGCCCGTTCAGCCTCGGAAAAGCCGGTAGTCCCGATCACTATGCGCTTTTTGTGTTGACGACAGATCTCCAGGTGATTCAGGGTTGCCTGGGGCGTGGTAAAGTCAATTACCGCATCAAAATCTTCCGCAACCGTCTCAAGTGAATCCCGGACGGTTACACCGATACAACCAACGCCCGCCAGTTCACCAGCATCTGCACCGATCAGCGTACTACCGGGTCGCTCCACCGCAGCCCCAAGATTCATGCCTTCAGCGTCTGTTACGGCCTGTATCAGCGCCTTGCCCATACGCCCGGCGGCCCCCACGACTGCTACTCTTGTCATCGATACTGTTCCTGTCACTGAATTTATTCGGTTGCGCGGATGGTTCAGCCGGATCGACTAGAACCCCATACCTTCAAAAAACTTCTTCACGCCATCCATCCAACCGGTGGAGTGGGGGCTGTGCTTGCTGCCGGCGCCTTTCATCGATTCGTCCAGCTGGCGCAGCAGCTCTTTCTGGTCATCGGTCAGATTCACCGGCGTCTCCACCATGACCTTGCAGAGCAGGTCACCGACCGGGCCACCCCGAACCGGCTTGACCCCTTTGCCACGCATTCTGAACATCTTGCCGGACTGGGTACCGGCCGGAATCTTCAATACCACCTTGCCATTCAGGGTCGGCACCTCCAGCTCTCCCCCCAGGGCGGCACTGACAAAACTGATGGGTACTTCGCAGAACAGGTGATTCTCTTCCCGGGTGAATATTTCGTGCGGTTTGACTGAAATCTGCACATACAGATCACCGGCGGGTCCACCGCTCTCCCCCGCTTCCCCTTCACCCGACAAGCGTATCCGGTCGCCGGTATCGACGCCGGGCGGCACCTTCACCGACAGCGTCTTGTGCTCCTGTATGCGACCCGCACCGTGACAGGCCGGACAGGGTGATTCAATGACCGTGCCCTTACCACGGCAGGTCGGACAGGTCTGCTGAACCGAGAAGAAACCCTGTTGCATTCTCACCTGGCCATGACCGGCACAAGTGCTGCAGGTCTTGGGTTTGGTGCCTTTTTTGGCACCCGTCCCATTGCACGGGTTACACTTGACCATGGTGGGCACACGGATCTTGACCGTGGTACCAGCCACGGCATCTTCCAGGGAGATCTGCAGGTTGTAACGGAGGTCAGCCCCCCGATGCACCCGGGAACCACCGGCTCGACCCCCAAAGATATCGCCAAACACATCACCAAAGATATCGCTGAAGTTACCTCCGCCGGCGTGTCCATAGCCCCCACCCGCAGAGTTATCCACACCGGCATGACCAAACTGGTCGTAAGCGGCGCGCTTCTGTGGATCGGAAAGGATCTCGTAAGCCTCCTTGGCCTCTTTGAACAGCTTTTCAGAGTCAGCTGACTTGTCTCCGGAATTACGATCCGGATGGTGCTTCATGGCGAGGCGTCGATAAGCCTTTTTTATCTCAGCTTCGCTGGCGTTCTTACTGACACCTAATACTTCGTAAAAGTCTCGCTTCGACATATTCGATCTGCTTTGTAAACCGCCGAAGCGCGAGGGTATGGAGGAGCTCTACAGCCCCTCCATACCCTCGCGCCTCAACTGTGAAATATCAGACGGGTAACCCGTCACTCTATACCGTTACTTGTCCTCTTTTACCTCTTCGAACTCGGCGTCAACCACATCATCATCCTTACCCGCGGAGCCGGCACTGGCGTCAGCAGAACCGGCGGCCCCGGCAGCTCCATCTCCACCCTTCTGGGCGTAGAGTCGTTCCGCCATCTTGGCAGACGCCTCGGTCAGGGTCTTGGTCTTGGCCTCGATGGCATCCTTATCATCACCCTTGACAGCCTCTTCCAGATCCTTGATGGCCGCCTCAATGGAGTCCTTTTCACCGGGTTCGAGTTTATCTTCACCCAACTCTTCCATTGACTTGCGGATAGCATGAATCATGTTGTCCGCCTGATTACGGGCCTGGACCAGATCGTTGAACTTGCGATCCTCCTCGGCATGCGCCTCGGCATCCTTGATCATCCGTTCTACTTCATCATCGCTCAATCCAGACGATGCCTTGATCACGATGGACTGCTCCTTGCCCGTCGCTTTATCCTTGGCCGACACATTCAGAATACCGTTGGCATCGATATCGAAGCTGACCTCGATCTGCGGCATACCACGGGGTGCCGGTGGAATGTCAGTCAGGTCGAAGCGCCCCAGTGACTTGTTGGCACTGGCCTGTTCCCGCTCACCCTGGAGAACATGCACAGTCACTGCGGTCTGGTTGTCATCGGCCGTCGAGAACACCTGGCTGGCATTGGTGGGGATCGTGGTGTTCTTCTCGATCAGCTTGGTCATCACACCACCCATGGTCTCGATACCGAGAGAGAGCGGAGTCACATCCAGCAACAGCACATCCTTCACATCACCACCCAGGACGCCGCCCTGGATAGCTGCACCAATAGCTACTGCCTCATCCGGGTTGACATCGCGCCGGGGGGCTTTGCCGAAGAACTCTTCAACCTTGGCCTGGACCTTGGGCATACGGGTCTGTCCACCCACCAGGATTACCTCATCAATCTCGGAGGCGCTCAGACCGGCATCATTCAGTGCCGTGCGGCAGGGGGCAATCGTCCGGTTTACCAGATCCTCTACCAATGCTTCGAGCTTGGAGCGGGTCAGCTTGATATTGAGATGTTTCGGACCACTGGCGTCCGCCGTAATGTAGGGTAAATTGATGTCGGTCTGCTGACCGTTGGAAAGCTCGATCTTGGCCTTTTCAGCGCCCTCTTTGAGTCGCTGCAGGGCCAGCGGGTCGTTACGCAGATCGAAGCCCTGCTCCTTCTTAAAGGTTTCCACCAGGTAATCAATGATGCGCAGGTCGAAATCCTCACCACCCAGGAAGGTGTCACCATTGGTGGAGAGCACCTCGAACTGGTGTTCGCCATCAATCTCGGCAATTTCGATAATGGAGATATCGAAGGTACCACCACCCAGATCGAACACAGCCAGTTTCTGGTCGCCACGCTTCTTGTCCATACCGTAAGCCAGTGCGGCGGCGGTCGGCTCATTGATGATACGTTTCACATCCAGTCCGGCAATACGACCGGCATCCTTGGTGGCCTGGCGCTGTGAATCGTTGAAGTAGGCGGGTACGGTAACCACGGCCTCGGTCACCTCTTCACCCAGATAATCCTCGGCGGTCTTCTTCATTTTCTGAAGAATCTTTGCCGAGATCTCCGGCGCCGCCATCTTCTTGCCATTCGCCTCAACCCAGGCATCACCGTTATCGGCCTTTACAATCTTGTAAGGCACCATCTCGATATCACGCTGAACCACTTCATCATCGAAACGACGACCGATCAGACGCTTAATCGCAAACAGGGTGTTCTGGGGATTGGTCACCGCCTGACGTTTTGCTGACTGACCGACCAACACCTCGCCTTCACTGTTATAAGCAACGATAGAGGGGGTTGTGCGATCGCCTTCACTGTTCTCGATAACACGGGCGCTGTCCCCATCCATCACTGCGACGCAGGAGTTGGTTGTGCCCAGATCGATTCCGATGATCTTTCCCATTGTTTGGTCTCTCCGGTTAACTGTCTATAAATATTAAAGTACTTGTTTCTACTTGTTATTCCAGATGGGGGATAACCCTGCGCTTTTCAAGGTCAGGCTTTCTCATCCACCTGGCCGGGTGCGGCCTGGGAGACCATCACCATGGCCGGCCGAACCAGGCGACCATTCAGGGTATATCCCTTCTGCACCACTGCCACCACGGTATTCGGGGGCACATCATTACGCGGTTGCGTGCTCATTGCCTGATGCAGATCCGGATCAAAGGGTTCACCTTCGGGGTTGATCTGCACCACATTGAATTTCTCCATCACATCGGAGAACAGCTTCAGGGTAAGCGCGGTGCCTTCACGCAACTGGTCAACGGTCGAATTCTCTTCATTGGCCGCCGCCAGCCCCATCTCCATGCTGTCACGCACCGGCAGCAGCTCATTCACGAACCGCTCCAAGGCGTACTTATGAGCGTTCTCCAGCTCCCGTTCCTGCCGCTTGCGCAGATTATCCATCTGGGCCTTGGTGCGTACCAACTGATCCCAGTGTTCATCCGCCTTGGCCCGGGCATCTTCCAACTGCAGAACCAACTCTTCAGGGGTCGGCGTTTCGGCTGCTGCAGGCTCCTGGTTTGACTCTGCCTCGGCACTCTCCTCAGCGGCTTCGTCAACCACCACCTGATCGCTGACCTGTTCCTGATCTTTGCTCATCTGTTTCCTCTAACTTGTTGAAGCCTTAATATAAATCAACCCAACCACCGGGCTCGGCAGCCTGATTGAAAGAAGATCCTGATAATCCCCACAAACTGGGGATGGTTAAGGCTGTTTCAAGCCATTTCAGTCAATTATTTTTCTGTGCGTGTCTGCATGGCAGTGCTTAACAGCTTGGCGGTGATATCTACGATCGGTATCACCCGGTCATACGCCATGCGCGTTGGCCCCACCACGCCCAGCACTCCAGCCACTTTATCGTCCACCTGGTAGGGGGCGGTGACCAGGCTGCACTGGTCCAGCGCCCGGTACCCTGACTCTTCACCAATGAACAGTTGTACACCTTCCGCCATCATCGAACCGTCCAGCAGATGGAGAATTTCATTCTTTTCCGTAAATGAGTCGAACAGCTCACGAAGCTTGTTCATCTGGGAGAAGTCATTGAAGTCCATCAGGTTGGTCTGCCCGGCCATGACGTAATCATCACCGCTGATCTCCGGATCAATCACCTGTTCTGCCATTTCCAGGGCCTGGGCCATGATCTGGTTCATATCCTTGCGAGCCTGCTCCATCTCCCGCACCAGCCGCTGATGCATCTCTTCCATGGAGAGCCCGGAGTAGTGCTGGTTCAGCATATTGGCAAACTGAACCAACTGGGATGGGGTATAGGCCTTACGGACATCGATTACCCGGTTGTGCACTTCGCCATCGGTAGTCACCAGAATGGTCAACAGTCGCTTACTGGACAGTGGCAGGAACTCAATCTGCTTGAACGTGAGCTGTTTGCGACGCGGGACCATCACCAGTCCGGCCATGTGGGTTAGACGGGAGAGCAGTTTCGACGCCGACTCCACTAGTATCTTGGGATCGGCAGAAGCACCTAACCCGGTTTCCAGTTGCTTGATTTTCCCCGCTTCAAGGGGCTTCAGTGTCACCAGGGTATCAACAAACATGCGATAGCCGGAGACGGTTGGCACCCGGCCTGCCGAGGTGTGGGGCGACGAGACCAGCCCCATATCTTCAAGATCGGCCATGACATTGCGAATTGTGGCCGGACTCAGATCCAGCCCGGAATCCCGCGACAGGGTGCGGGAACCGACCGGCTCACCGTCCTCGATGTAGCGCTCTATCAGAATCTTCAACAAGTGCTGAGCGCGCTCGTTTACCGACAATTCACTCGACACTTTTTTAACCGTCACAACCAACCCCTGTAGTACCCGAGCAACTATTTCCCGTCCGTTGCTGATATGCACCCATTAGCACTCTTGATAATCGAGTGCTAACTCCTTGGATTATCATTTTGACATCTGGCAGTGTCAAGAAAGGATCCCGGCATCATAAAGCTTATGCCGATAGTTGGCTGGCCAGTAGCGGCATGATAAGTTGACGCCTGCAACTGCTGCATGACAACACAGATGACAACACCCATGCCAGAGAAATTCCAGACTATCGGTCTGATCGGAAAACATGGGGATCTGTCGCCTCACGCGACCATCCTCGAACTGGGACAGTTCCTGCAGAAGCGGGGGCACCGGGTCCTGCTGGAAGAGAATACAGCCAACCGAACCCCGAATCACAGGATGATCCCGGTCTCTCTGGACACCTTGGGGGCCGAATCTGACCTGGCCATCGTGGTGGGTGGGGACGGCACCCTGCTGCACACGGCCCGCAGCCTGGCGGACTACAACGTCCCCCTGCTGGGCATCAACCTGGGGCGTCTCGGCTTCCTGGCCGACATCACCCCGAAGGAGATGCTCACCACCCTGGGACAGATATTCGCCGGGGAGTATCGGGAAGAGTCCCGATTCCTGCTCAATGCCGAGATCGATGGGGCCCACTACACCGCCTTTAATGATGTGGTGGTACACAAGTGGAATATCGCCCGCATGATTGAACTGGAGACCTACATCAACGGCAGTTTCGTCAATGTGCAACGTTCCGACGGTATCATCGTCTCCACACCCACCGGTTCGACTGCCTACGCCCTCTCTGGCGGAGGCCCCCTGCTGCACACAGACCTGAACGCCACCCTGGTGGTCCCGATCTGTCCCCACACCCTCAGCAACCGCCCGCTGGTGGTGGACGGCGACAGCGAAATCGAGATTGTGGTCTGCGATCTGGCAGAAAATGCCCATTTGCGGATCACCTGTGACGGCCAGACCAGTCTGCCACTCCGGGGCGACAGGGTAACCATTCGCAAACATGCCCACCCGGTACGACTGATCCATCCACTCAACCATGACCACTTCTATATTCTGAGAACCAAACTGGGCTGGAGCGAGCACAACAACGCCTTCAAGGAAAAGTAGCCCCGATGCTGCAACAGATAAACATCAAAGACCTGGCCATTGTGAGCTCCCTGGAGGTCGAGCTGTTCCCCGGGATGACCGTGCTCACGGGTGAAACCGGGGCCGGCAAATCGATTCTGGTGGACGCCCTGGGGCTGGTGCTGGGGGATCGCGCCGATACCGGCATGATCCGTAACGACTGCGACCGGGCCGAGATCACTGCCATTTTCGATATCCGGGAGCTCCCGGCGGTAAACCAGTGGTTGGAAGAGAATACCCTGGACGATGACGGTCAATGCATCATCCGCCGGGTCTTACTGCGTAACGGCAGCTCCCGGGCCTACATCAATGGCAGCCCGGCCCCGCTGAAATCCCTGCAGGCAATCGGTGAACAACTGGTGGACATCCACGGCCAGCACGCCCACCAATCCCTGTTGCGGCGTCAGCACCAGAGAGCACTGCTGGACGAGTACGCTGGTCACGGCAAGCTTTGTCAGGAGACCGCCAGATGCTACTTGACCTGGCGGGAAGCGGAACAGGAACTGGCCACCCTGCGCAGTAACGAGGCGGAGCGCAGCGCCCGAATCGACCTGTTGCGCTACCAGATCAACGAATTGAACTCACTTGAACTGGGTGAGAACGAACTGGCAGAGCTACTCCAGGAACATGGCCTGCTTAGCAACGCTGGGAATATCATTGAGCACTGTAATAGCGCCCTCAATCTGCTGGATGACGAGGACGCAGCCCTCTCCCGCATCAACCGGGCTTATAACGAACTGCAGGAGCTGAGCGGGATGGATTCGGGGCTGAAAAGCGCCTGCGACCTGCTCGACAGCGCGGCCATTCAGGTTAGTGAAGCCCTCTCATCGCTCCGACACTACGCGGATAACCTGGAACTTGACCCGGCCAGGCTTGACCACCTGGATCAGCGTCTGCAGGAGATTCACGATCTGGCCAGAAAATACCGCTGCAAACCGGAAGAGATCCCTGCCCTGCTGCAACAGTTACAGGAGGAGCTCGGCCAGCTGGAGCAGTCAGACACGCACCTGACCGCGCTGGCAACACAGGTCGATACACTTTGGAACGACTATCTCGGCAACGCCAGAAAATTGAGCCAATCACGCCAGGAGGCGGCGGAACGGCTGGCGCAGCAGGTTTCCGACTGCATGCGTACCCTCGACATGCCAAACGGACAATTCGTGGCCCAGGTAACGCCAGTAGCGCAGGATAAGGCGACGACCAACGGCCTGGATCAGATTGATTTCCTGGTCTCTGCCAATCCCGGACAGCCGCCGAAACCCCTGGCCAAGGTGGCATCGGGGGGCGAACTCTCCCGCATCAGCCTGGCCATTCAGGTAGCCACCGCCAGTTGCACCCAGGTACCCACCCTGATCTTTGACGAGGTGGATGTGGGTATCGGCGGCGGCACTGCGGAGATTGTCGGACGTTTACTGCGCCAGATCGGCGACAGCCGCCAGGTGCTGTGCGTCACCCATCTGCCCCAGGTAGCCTCCCAGGGACATCAGCATCTGCGGATTGAAAAGGCTTCCAACGGGCAGGAGACCCGAACCCAGGTCGGTCGGCTGGACGGTGACTCCCGGATCGACGAAATCGCCCGCATGCTGGGGGGTGTGGAAATCACC
Proteins encoded in this region:
- the dnaK gene encoding molecular chaperone DnaK, producing MGKIIGIDLGTTNSCVAVMDGDSARVIENSEGDRTTPSIVAYNSEGEVLVGQSAKRQAVTNPQNTLFAIKRLIGRRFDDEVVQRDIEMVPYKIVKADNGDAWVEANGKKMAAPEISAKILQKMKKTAEDYLGEEVTEAVVTVPAYFNDSQRQATKDAGRIAGLDVKRIINEPTAAALAYGMDKKRGDQKLAVFDLGGGTFDISIIEIAEIDGEHQFEVLSTNGDTFLGGEDFDLRIIDYLVETFKKEQGFDLRNDPLALQRLKEGAEKAKIELSNGQQTDINLPYITADASGPKHLNIKLTRSKLEALVEDLVNRTIAPCRTALNDAGLSASEIDEVILVGGQTRMPKVQAKVEEFFGKAPRRDVNPDEAVAIGAAIQGGVLGGDVKDVLLLDVTPLSLGIETMGGVMTKLIEKNTTIPTNASQVFSTADDNQTAVTVHVLQGEREQASANKSLGRFDLTDIPPAPRGMPQIEVSFDIDANGILNVSAKDKATGKEQSIVIKASSGLSDDEVERMIKDAEAHAEEDRKFNDLVQARNQADNMIHAIRKSMEELGEDKLEPGEKDSIEAAIKDLEEAVKGDDKDAIEAKTKTLTEASAKMAERLYAQKGGDGAAGAAGSADASAGSAGKDDDVVDAEFEEVKEDK
- the dapB gene encoding 4-hydroxy-tetrahydrodipicolinate reductase; its protein translation is MTRVAVVGAAGRMGKALIQAVTDAEGMNLGAAVERPGSTLIGADAGELAGVGCIGVTVRDSLETVAEDFDAVIDFTTPQATLNHLEICRQHKKRIVIGTTGFSEAERAQLQSASAEIPIILAPNMSVGVNLCFKLLDMAARVMGDEADIEVIEAHHRHKVDAPSGTALRMGEVVASALGRDLKECAVYGREGITGERERKTIGFETIRAGDVVGDHTVLFATMGERVEITHKASSRMTFANGAVRGVRWLMQRDSGLFDMQDVLGLR
- the hrcA gene encoding heat-inducible transcriptional repressor HrcA, which encodes MTVKKVSSELSVNERAQHLLKILIERYIEDGEPVGSRTLSRDSGLDLSPATIRNVMADLEDMGLVSSPHTSAGRVPTVSGYRMFVDTLVTLKPLEAGKIKQLETGLGASADPKILVESASKLLSRLTHMAGLVMVPRRKQLTFKQIEFLPLSSKRLLTILVTTDGEVHNRVIDVRKAYTPSQLVQFANMLNQHYSGLSMEEMHQRLVREMEQARKDMNQIMAQALEMAEQVIDPEISGDDYVMAGQTNLMDFNDFSQMNKLRELFDSFTEKNEILHLLDGSMMAEGVQLFIGEESGYRALDQCSLVTAPYQVDDKVAGVLGVVGPTRMAYDRVIPIVDITAKLLSTAMQTRTEK
- the dnaJ gene encoding molecular chaperone DnaJ is translated as MSKRDFYEVLGVSKNASEAEIKKAYRRLAMKHHPDRNSGDKSADSEKLFKEAKEAYEILSDPQKRAAYDQFGHAGVDNSAGGGYGHAGGGNFSDIFGDVFGDIFGGRAGGSRVHRGADLRYNLQISLEDAVAGTTVKIRVPTMVKCNPCNGTGAKKGTKPKTCSTCAGHGQVRMQQGFFSVQQTCPTCRGKGTVIESPCPACHGAGRIQEHKTLSVKVPPGVDTGDRIRLSGEGEAGESGGPAGDLYVQISVKPHEIFTREENHLFCEVPISFVSAALGGELEVPTLNGKVVLKIPAGTQSGKMFRMRGKGVKPVRGGPVGDLLCKVMVETPVNLTDDQKELLRQLDESMKGAGSKHSPHSTGWMDGVKKFFEGMGF
- a CDS encoding LapA family protein, encoding MRYLKLIFILLIMMIGAAFAVMNAETVQLNYYFGVQEFPLSVILVAAVAIGAILGVLATLGSSLKLRRENMSLRHKAKIARQEVNNLRALPIKDN
- a CDS encoding NAD(+) kinase; translation: MPEKFQTIGLIGKHGDLSPHATILELGQFLQKRGHRVLLEENTANRTPNHRMIPVSLDTLGAESDLAIVVGGDGTLLHTARSLADYNVPLLGINLGRLGFLADITPKEMLTTLGQIFAGEYREESRFLLNAEIDGAHYTAFNDVVVHKWNIARMIELETYINGSFVNVQRSDGIIVSTPTGSTAYALSGGGPLLHTDLNATLVVPICPHTLSNRPLVVDGDSEIEIVVCDLAENAHLRITCDGQTSLPLRGDRVTIRKHAHPVRLIHPLNHDHFYILRTKLGWSEHNNAFKEK
- the grpE gene encoding nucleotide exchange factor GrpE; its protein translation is MSKDQEQVSDQVVVDEAAEESAEAESNQEPAAAETPTPEELVLQLEDARAKADEHWDQLVRTKAQMDNLRKRQERELENAHKYALERFVNELLPVRDSMEMGLAAANEENSTVDQLREGTALTLKLFSDVMEKFNVVQINPEGEPFDPDLHQAMSTQPRNDVPPNTVVAVVQKGYTLNGRLVRPAMVMVSQAAPGQVDEKA
- the recN gene encoding DNA repair protein RecN — protein: MLQQINIKDLAIVSSLEVELFPGMTVLTGETGAGKSILVDALGLVLGDRADTGMIRNDCDRAEITAIFDIRELPAVNQWLEENTLDDDGQCIIRRVLLRNGSSRAYINGSPAPLKSLQAIGEQLVDIHGQHAHQSLLRRQHQRALLDEYAGHGKLCQETARCYLTWREAEQELATLRSNEAERSARIDLLRYQINELNSLELGENELAELLQEHGLLSNAGNIIEHCNSALNLLDDEDAALSRINRAYNELQELSGMDSGLKSACDLLDSAAIQVSEALSSLRHYADNLELDPARLDHLDQRLQEIHDLARKYRCKPEEIPALLQQLQEELGQLEQSDTHLTALATQVDTLWNDYLGNARKLSQSRQEAAERLAQQVSDCMRTLDMPNGQFVAQVTPVAQDKATTNGLDQIDFLVSANPGQPPKPLAKVASGGELSRISLAIQVATASCTQVPTLIFDEVDVGIGGGTAEIVGRLLRQIGDSRQVLCVTHLPQVASQGHQHLRIEKASNGQETRTQVGRLDGDSRIDEIARMLGGVEITAQTLSHAREMVERTNS
- a CDS encoding flagellar hook-length control protein FliK, producing MLSPEDMAKLKELLPPEQLQELESMMENGNSLPWAADLADPATANPALLQWILQLAGIEPGGEEAANRLGTQSGAGASLTPVDLRNMLLSQGANTGPASGTPGQLNGALSPADAQSAILLAKGELAADAMGIKSAVNAGDLSAGLLNNTGTTSGTPFASLVSGLEQASSYRSGVYTPPAINLPVGEKGWDNMLGNRVAWMVGGQLQQATLHISPRHLGPIDIQISMQHDQASVSFLANNAAVKEAIEAAIPRLRDMFADNNMLLANVDVGQHDASTQDGGPEMFGQPGGSSGGNGFGMDGESGQTAEDSTDMLQSETLVTTNGLVDDYA